Below is a genomic region from Equus quagga isolate Etosha38 chromosome 17, UCLA_HA_Equagga_1.0, whole genome shotgun sequence.
CGTCCGCTGCCGGCTGCCCGGGCCGCGATCGCTCATCCTGCGATCCCTCGCCCGCGGCTCCCTCGCTCTCCAGCCCGCGAAGCCGGCGGGGCggagccgggggcggggccggcgtgCGAGCGGCCCCGGGCGGGGCTGGGTCTCCGCGCGCCCCTCCGCCGGCCCGGgcgccaccccccaccccaacctcggGGACACGTAGCCGTGGACGCCCACCCCTGGCATGTCCCCCCACCACCTGCCCACCACATCACACAACGAACCGACAACCACACTTGGTCCACTCGGACGGGCACACACACTCCTACCCTACACACCACGCCTCACCCACCAGCGCCCAGCCGGACTGAGCTCTTAAGTGCAAAGCACTTGTCACTGTCCCAGGGAGCAGACACACCTGGCTTGAACCCAGAGCAAAGCCCGGAGAGGGGGCTGAACGAGGGGGCTGGAAGGGACTCGGGCCAAGCGCGTTGGGGCACAATATCTGGGGCCCGGCGGCTTGGGCTCTGGCGGCCGCCCAACTTCACATCCTGGATGTGCGCCTGTGTGGGTTTTGGCGCTGCTCACCAGGTACTCGCTGATGGCCGCCTGCCTCGCTCCCTGCCAGAACCGTGCTGGGCCCGTGGGGACAGACCACAGAAGCACAAGCAGGCAGCTCTCCTGGCTTCAGGAAGTGGGTCAAGGACTTTCAGCAGCAACCCTAGGACACACAGCCCAAGCCAGGACCCCTGTGCAGCCCAGCAAGCCCAGGGCTCCAGGTCCATCCCCCAACCCCAAGGCAGCTCCCACCACAGACCACACTCAGTCACCACAACTTCCTTGCAAAAACCCTCGGCTCATCCGAGCGCCAGtggaaatttattatttttttttttgtcctttccgTCTTTCCCCAAGTGGCTTTTCCTTGCAAAATGCCTGACATAACACCAGAGGGGAACctgggagtgggggggggggcaccccAAGGGGCAGCCCAGGGACTTAAATACAAGCTGGAGGGCAGGGCACAGGTGGGACAGGCGAGAGACAGCACAAGGAACATGGCTTCTCAGGTAGAGACCAAAGGTTTGTTTTTCTGCAGGAAGCAGCTGTGCCAGAGGGCAGGGGACTAGGATCCTGGGGGGAGCGGGGAGCAGAGAGGCCTCCAACCCTGGGTTGCACCCACACTCCCCAAAGGAGAAGTAGCAACAGGGGATGAGGATCTGCCCTCACAGGCTCCAAGGGACGGAAAGGGAGACAAAGCCAGATGTGCTGCCTCAGAGAAAGGGACGAGGTGCTGGCAGAGTGAGGGTTAAGGCTGGTGCCCGGGCTCTGGCACGGTGGGCCTTCCGCCTCCGCCTGCCTTAGGGACAAAGGGGCACGGTGGGCAGGCAGCACATGGGCCTGGCTCTGGCAGGGCAGGGGGCGGCAAGGAGCAGGCTCCCTCTGGGCTCAAGACACAGGCCCAGCGCGGCTGCCCGCCCACCTGCCCTAGATGTGCTCAGACCCCACTGCAGCTGGACGGCTCGAGCTGTGAgtgtgggaggggtgggaggagaggagagggtgggctGCCAGGCCTCTGCGGCCCCCGTGCCTGTCCTGAGGTCTGGCCCAGGGCCCTGGATCCCCTGGTTCCATGCCTGGCCCTGGGCACTGACTGCCGCCAGGGGCAGTAGAGGACAGGGAGGCATTCAACtcttggggcgggggggggggggcgagaaGGAAGAAGGGTAAGGAGAGAAACCCACTGCAGCAtaatggggggcagggggagggagacagacagagaagccCTCATCCCAAAGAAAGGTGTGTGGTGGGGTATCTTTTAAAGTTACCTAGAGGCAGCAGCAGAGCGAGCCCCTACCCCTAGCCCAGCCACAGGTCCTGGGTGTCCTCCCTTGGGGGCCCTGACAGACCAGGGCTCAGGGCGGCAGGCAGATGGGCCAGAGGGATATGGGGGGCCCAGGACACCCCAAAGCTACAGACTCAAATGCCCCAGGAGAAGGAGGCCCCTTCTGCCCCCTCCAGGGGCATCATCTGGAAGGTGCCCCTCCTGTCCCACCCTATGTACCCCTCCTAGCAACAGCCGCCACCAGCGGGCTTCACGGGGGTGCTGTCGATCTTGAGGTTGGGCCGCTCACCCCCCgaggctgccccaggccccaTCCGCTTTTTGATCTCAGCAGCCATAGTCATGAACGCCTGCTCTACGTTTGTAGCATTCTTGGCACTCGTCTCCAGGAAGGGGATGCCCAGAGAGTCTGCGAACTCCTGacaaggggagaggagaagagaggaggggagagtgaggtGAGGCACACAGACCCCGGCCCACCCTGGGCGGACGGGCCCAGGCCCCACTCACCTTGGCCGTGGTGTTATCCACCACTTTCTTGGTGGTGAGGTCGCTCTTGTTGCCCACCAGGAGCTTATTGACGTTCTCACTGGCATAGCGGTCGATCTCCTGTAACCACTGCTTCACGTTGGCATAGGATTCCTAGAGGGACCAAGGTCAAAAACTGTTTCACTCCCAACTCCCACCTACCCTAGGCCTGGAGATCAGGGGCTTTGAGGGGAAGGGGGTGCCCTGGGCTCCTGAGAGGCGGGAGCGCTGGGCTCAGCGACCCGGAGGAAAGTCCCTTCTCCTTCCAGGCTTAGCTCTCCTCCATCTGGGTCCCCAGTAAGGCAGGCCCAGTGCAGCCCCAGCTGTCTGCCAACAGCCCCAGCACTGAAACAGCCTAAGCCTAAGGGCCGGCCTCTGCTTCCTGcagctgctcctctctccctgacACAGAGAAAAGGACTAAGCAAATGTGGGGAGCAAGAAACAagccagaggagaggaagacaggaacACAGGGTGACAGGTTAGCAGGAATCACAAAGTTCCCACGGTGGCCTCAAAATCCCTTTAAAGTCTGAAGTCGTGGAGCCCAGTGGTAGGTGGAGGGTCTTCGCAGAGGAGACCCTGGACTATGAGACACGAGCATCCCAGGAACAGAGCCTAACATTCGTCCTACTTCTGGCACCGACAGCCTGCTTCCTCAGCCTGGCTCTCCCGGCAGCTTGCcacgccccaccccccacccctggcatGCGGACAAAGGACAGAACTTTTAGGAACGTGCTTGAGCTACAGCCACTTTCCCTTCTTAGGAGCTGGAGGCCTGGTGATATGACACTGGCTTCAAACTTACACCTCCTGCCATGTCCTAGCCTGGGCCCTCGGGAGAAAGATGGGAATCGTACCTGGGCCCTGCCCTAAAGCACCCAGGAGACAGTGGAAGCCTAGACCAGGACCCACACAATGGCAAGACAGCGTGACCAGCACTGTGGGGACAGAAGGCAAGAGGACCGCCCCTGCCAGGCGAGGCTCGAACTAGTGCAAGGGGAGGAGACAACACACGCCAGTTCACAGAATGGGAGGGGCAAGGTGTGTTTGGGAGGAGAGACTGGACGTTGCTGGGAGGCAGGCCCTGAGCAGGGAAGGAGACGGAGAGGAGGCAGGCCAGTGCACGGAAGACCTTAGCCT
It encodes:
- the RAB1B gene encoding ras-related protein Rab-1B, which translates into the protein MNPEYDYLFKLLLIGDSGVGKSCLLLRFADDTYTESYISTIGVDFKIRTIELDGKTIKLQIWDTAGQERFRTITSSYYRGAHGIIVVYDVTDQESYANVKQWLQEIDRYASENVNKLLVGNKSDLTTKKVVDNTTAKEFADSLGIPFLETSAKNATNVEQAFMTMAAEIKKRMGPGAASGGERPNLKIDSTPVKPAGGGCC